The genomic region CGATGGAGGAGGAGTGCCACACTGAGAAGTCTCCGGGTGAGAAAGTGCGAGCTGTAAGGGAGGGAGATGGGTGTCTGATAATGCCGTGTCTAATTCGCTGTCGGGattgcatgcgtgcgtgcgtgcacggagAGGCGGAAAAGGCCGGCGGGGAGAGACCTGACTGGATCCGTGTGGAGGTGGGAGCAGGGATGTTTTTTGGGAAGGTTTGAATTCATTAGCTTTGCAGATGTCATTTGGGTTTGTTAATCTggaaaaaagtgtttttgatgCCGTATTTGGATTTCTATTTGTGTCTTTGTTGTGGCGTTTGGAATGGGGATGTCGCCATCAGTCTTGGTTTATCCATCTGCTTTTTTTCATGACTGGGACCCAATGAATTGATTTATTTAAGTCAATCAAATAAATATGGAAAAATGGTCTTGATGATTTCAATCCGAAAATTCATGTATTTATATGAAATATAGAGGCATATTTGTAATGTAAATAGGGAAAAAGTAGGGCCTGTCGGATTTCAGCTTTTTAAATGATGTACTTTGGAGAGGCTCCAAGTAATTAAATAAAGCGcagagtaaaataaaaatagagcaATAGAGCAAATGTGCCAAGCCATCTAAATATTTCTTGACGAGATGAGGCTGAATTGCTCTCCTCTCTGCCTTCCCACATTCAACTCTTTATTAAGTTTATTGAAGGCCGCCGCATTCCGCCTTGCCCAAGTCCACTCCCGTCTGACATTCATTTCGCTACCTCATCCTGGCAGGCAATCTGAAGTGCGCTCTGAATAGTCCATTATGCACATATGAAGGCCATGGCGGTGCCGCTATTGGTCAATTCATCAAATGTTTATCTGTTGCCCTCTGAACGGGACCTCGCTTTTTACTGTCGGTCTTCAGCGCCCGCTTTTCCGTTGGAGCGAAAGTTTCAAAGCATTTCTGTACCACCTCTGATTTTTAGCGCTCTTTTTGAAAACCATTGTGAAATCTCCCCTTGAATTTGAATGGCTTGCTTTTGAAAAGCTGTAAAGAAGGTTTACATCATTCATATGGTACAGTTAATAACGGTGAAACTAACATTAGCATGCAGCAAAATAGAGACTTTGGCGTGTAAAACCGTCGGGGCCCAGAGTCAAGGCACTGTCTCTTTGTGTACTTTTCACATAGAATAGTGACTTTGCTAAATGACAGCTTGAATGGCCACTGTGAAAGCAAACATGTTCTACAGCTTTTTGTAGCCCTCCCCAAAAAGGTCACGTATGATTCCTTTTGGCAGCAGGCATGAGAAAAAAGTCAGGTTCAAGCATGTAAACGAGCCAAAGGTGCCTCCCGCCATTttttccgccgccgccgcgcctgAGGATATATGACATGACGCCTCACGGAGTGCAACATTGGCAGCCGTGACTGACATTTCAGCCAATAACAGTAGAGGGTTTTCTTCGCTGGCTTGTCAACAACGGTTTATCAATCACTATGTCTGCGTTAGTATCCGTCGGATCGATCGGCCGCTCGATGGCTGCGCTGTCCTTGTCTactttatcatcatcatcttcttccTGACGCCGCGCTGACACTTGGTTCCGGATGAATATTTCTATTCTTGTTGTCGGCCGGCGCGACTTCAGTGGAGGATTATGCACACGGTGCACATGTGATGTATGAGGCCGAGTTACACGTGCAAAGTGGTGGTCGTTAGCGTAACGGATTAGCTGTGATAGTCAGGCGGATGATAATGACCTTAACAAGAGAATGATTCATGACCTCGTCTCAGTAAAGGCAAAAAGCAAGAGCAGCACCCTGAGCTATATATATCATAAATCCAATTACTTAGCATATTTAATAAACgctatcattattattactcGGGCTCTTCATTAATTAGCCACCAATCTAATGAGATCCGATACAAAACCTGTATCAAAATATGAAATAGTTTACAAGAggtggtactttttttttttttgtctcacttGCGACCCCCGAGAACCATACATTTACATCCATTTAGCCATATTGTACTGAGTAGCCtggacataccgtaattttcggactataagtcgcgggtttttttcatagtttgggtgggggggggcgacttatactcaggagtgacttatatacatttttatttttttttcacttttttgagcattttatggctggtgcgacttatactccggtgcgacttatagtccgaaaattacggtattttcttGGAGCAAGTCTTGTAAAATTTGGGGGGGCTCAATTCCACTCATTCATTTTGTTAACAGCAAGAAAAGCTAAATTGACTACTTTTGAACTTTGCACTGTTACCAAGCTGCGCATTACAACTCGTAAGGTGGCAACATATAATGAAAGCACCAATGGGAAATTGCTGGCAAGCGTTCTCCTGCTTCAATCTCTGCGCTGTAGTTAACGCTGGATGGGACCCAGTGGCTGCTGGCTCCCCTGGCTGTGAATTTAACTGATTAAATCAGGGAGTGCACGCAGCGGCGGTGACATGAAAACAACAATTAATAAGGCTCCCTCCTGTGTCCTGCGGCTCCCTTTAACCAAGCAGCTAATAACATAACCCACAGGACTGCAGCAGCCTCACACAAACGTACACACGTACTCATTTACAGGTGGCAAAAGTGAGGGAGCGCCAAACAAAATCATGTTTATCCAACGCGGTGCCAAACTACACATTAACACCAATTACACTTGCAGATTAATTGCATGTTTCTGAGAACTGTATGTCAAGTCGTATACAGTACTCGCACTGTGCTGTGAAATTCAACCGTGATATTCCACTTGTGCTGTGAAAAACGCCACTAAACTGACGAAAGGAAGGTCGAAAAATGCGTAATACGATTTGAGTGTGTTCAATTATATTTGGAGAGATTCCATTCTAGCCTGCACTTTGGATGTGTTCATTTGTTCGCTAACTTCTAGCAGCTAGTCACTTTCACTGCTAGTTCTTTTCGCTTAATTACTGtggtttcaaaacattttttttaattgtttgggAGAGAATGTGCAATATCGACTGCCTTATTTCCCCAAATGATAGTTGCCTTGAGAAAGAGTGATTTgactcatgatttttttttgcctcgaCTTGCAACATTAGAGTGGTCAACCTTTTTATTGCCCCTGCCAGTTGAAGGTTACTAttgaaataaacataaaaataagaaaacgaCATGTATTTAAAACAAGCACTTAGACTTTAGTCCGCTTGATTAATGCTAATGCTTACACGAAATGAATCATAAATGATTGATGTGAACTGTGACTGTATATCattactgcattttttttttttaaataaagtacatcatagtgtttttttccctcataaAACTCAATTTACCCTTTTTATATGTGCTGAGTTTTTGCTTCACATACTAATCGCAAGGTGCTGCACGATTGAGATTGTGACCAGTCTTTGGTTCCCAGTATTGCTGAGCAGCACCATTTAGCATGAAAACTAAAAGCACATCCATCTTACTCGTGTGTTAGTCAGAAGCGATAAGAGCTTGTCAGCCAACAGCAATCGCAGCCATAGGTGCTGTCTGTCAGTCGCCGCTGTGTGTTTTTAAGTGTGTATCTGTTTGTGTAGAGACGCCGTTTGAAACGAGGCATCAGTCCGCCTCGTTCGCTCGCTCGTTCGCAGTCAGCAGTGACTTGCTGATTTGTTCATTTCCGTGTGAGATGTTTggaatttttcctttgctttgtaGTTCAGTGTTGCAGCCAATTTGTGTGCTGGCTGTGTGAGGTGAAGTCTGGCCAAAATAGAAAGGAGGCCAGTGGATTTCTGTTggaataaaaatattcaaagcgagcgttcattttgtgttttactTCTTGAAATGTGAAAATGGACAAATGATGCTATCTCCTTAATCATCTTTGACATTTGACACATGAGCGAAGTCATTTTAATAAGTCAACATTTTCACCGTCCCAAATGAACACCACAGCATATATTTTTGAATCCTCACTTTGCTTTCTTTTCCCTGATGAAAGTAACACATGGCGCGCCGCTTCCCGCCTTCCATTTGCAGATTGCCTCGATAACGTTCCCCTATTGAATGGAGTCCGATTTTGTTCGCGCTGCATCTTTTTGGACGTCACTGTCCCTTTGGGTAAGCTCCGCCACGCTGTCAGAGAAGCGGGAGCTCGGTTGACTGCAGTTATTGATGTACTTGATGAATAAAAGTGCCATTAGGAATGCTCTTTAGATGGCAAAATCTATTGAGAGGTTGCATGCCTGCGTTTGATTTAAATGCCAATAAAGTCAGCTAGGACACATCCACATAGCGCTGAAGGATTGGACAGCGCACACCGACCGCCATTGTgctctttttacagcttgaactTTGCACGGTCCTAATATTACTCCTGACACCCCCCTTCATCATTTTTATGATAAGCCTTGTGTGAATGTGTTAGCGAGCGGGTGAGGGTGGGGGGTTGCCCCGGTCAGAGGGAAAGGTGCGCTGTCTCTTTAAGGTTCTTAAGCCTCTGAAGAGAAAAGTTTGCCTTCCGTTGGGCGTGCGATGGAGAGCGTGTTGTGCTTCCTGTGTGAAAATGATGGATGACAAGTTAAATTTGTGTCTGGGGAGTGAAGGTGAACTGTGACAGAGTGATTTGTCTTGGGAATGGAGGGTTGGGGTCAGGCGAAACTGGGCGCCTCAAGGCACAAGACATTGACAAATTCATCCTGCCCGCCGCATTTCTGAAGCCTTTTGTTTTGAATCCTGGCTACTCACAAGTGACCCCCATCCCTCATCCTGCCAGCCTCTGAAGGATGCCTCGCCATGCCAGGGGGAGCTCAGCGCCACTAATTCTTGTCATTCACCCCCCTCTGCACTGACAGGCCTGGACATAAACTCTTTCAGCATGTGAAATATTTATCTCCGACCATAACCCGTCTTTTCCTCTGGCCTTATCGTTGCAGCTCCCTGGCAGGCCTCAAAACGTTCACTGAGCTGGAAGAGCTGGTCGTGGACAACAATCTGCTCGGGAATGACCTCCGCTTGCCCAGGTTGCCTAACCTGCACACCTTGACGCTTAATAAGAACAAAATATCCTTTGGAGTAATTACTCgctaccttaaaaaaaaaaaatacaggcgTCATCATGGGCTCTTGGTTTTGTTGTCTTGAGGAAACACTTAATGGCTTTGCCGGAGTGGGAGTGTGGAGGAGCTCCACGGAGGTGGTGTTTCTGAGCCACAGGGACCTCTAGTGGAGTCAGATTTCAAGTCAACAACAACTATCAAAGAGAATAGGGTCAAAACGAGTCACGAAATGATCATTTGTTCATGAtacgcacgttttttttttatagcggaAACACTTTGAAATTTATTCTACTTCAAATGAATGATTTTAGTTTTAGTACACTTTAGATTCACCAAGCACTGCTGCTTCAAATTTCCGCGATGTgtgatttgttatttttttagggTGAATCAATTAATATGTAGAATGTTTAACACAATTTAGTTGATGATCACTGTGTCTCAGAAACCATTGGCACCATGAAGTGCTCTTaagcaaactcttttttttttttttctattcagtgAGCGACTAGACATGTAACCAGTTTGAACAggaatttcaaaatgaattttACCCTTCATCCCCAAATTTTAGCTGACTGACTTGGCTTCTccaagaggggaaaaaatgaaagaagtctaacattcaaacaataaaactaGTTTTCTTTTCTCAAATGCAAGTAAATAACTATAATTTCATTTAGAAATAAGAATATGCTTTTCTATGTTTTTAGTATCATTTAAAGTTTAAATCTGGAAAGTGTTATATTTAGAATTAAAATATCCCTCTTTACCAACACATTAAAGCTGATTTATGCTTTTCACATAGAGCCACTGTAACATAAACATCACTAATACATTTGTGAAGTATTTTAGATATCGCAGCGTTTACATTTATCCACATGTGCACGTACACAACTCAAACATCGGGTGGCAAACAACACGGTAATTCAAGATAATTATACTGTAACGTCTGCAGGGAATGCGATGGGGCAACACGTCAAAAGACACCCCAAATTGTACCCCGGTGCTGctacttaaatacatgactgccTTCTTAGTCATCTTGAATCCATTCTGTGTGGTCTTACATGTATGATAATTCATTGTGGTTGTTGCTGTTTATAATTCATCTAACGCGCAAACTTGAAGCAACTTATTTCGTTTTGACATTCTACGTCACACACAATAATTAATTTTGTCAGTTTTGTGACACGAGTCGTTTATATTTTTAATCTCTCGACAGCGGTGTAGTGTTTATGTTCTTTGGGATGTGAACCCATTCATCCGTTTTATATACTGCTTGCAtttgaaaaatgcattttctatttatttaattaaattgtttaatttaattttctaCATTCTACGTAAcacaaaataattaattttcTCAGTTTTGTGACACAAGTCGTTTATATATCTCTCGACAGCGGTGTAGTGTTTATGTTCTTTGGGATGTGaacccattcatccattttatatACTGcttgcatttgaaaaaaaaaaaaaatactaataataattttCTATATTTTACTTGAAGGTTGCGTTGCAAATGTACTCTGAGGAGTTTCCATGGTAAAACGGGTTAACAAACGGGTCGGCCAAGGCGTCCTCTTTTCACTGGCTTTCCTCAGACCCCACCGGAGGCTCGCCCTCTCACATACAtcaacacacgtgcacacacttCTAGAGTCAACATGAAAATATGTGGCGTCTGGGACCGTGCACCGACTTGGCTTGTGAAGTGGCGGGCACATGCTAATAGGCCAATTATGTACATCCTGTCGTGGCGCGCTGCCATTTCATAGCTCGAGCGCGCCATTAGCGGCGTTGTATTTTGACACTTTCGGGGCTCAATTTTCCAAGTGAATGTATTAGTGATGAATGTGCCTGCTTTAGGGgctgtttgttttggtttttttcactCCACAATTGGCAAAAAGTTCTCCACGGTGCAGCTCTGGGAAGCACGGAGCGTTTGAACCGCAGGGCATCCATCATGTTGTCACTGGTCTGCAGCCGGCCACCTAGGAAATGAAAGCGATGACGAGAAAAGCAGCCAAATTGTGTCACTGCTACACATACGCCAAAGCCTGCACCTTAAATTGGCCCTGCGTCGCACAAAGCTGGTGACTAGCTCCTTTGAGCGCCTCCGTACGTGTGACAGTGATGTGTTCATGGGCCGGCGGGGCTGGGAACAGCGCTGTGGGTAGTAAATGCTAATGTAATTAACAGCGCTAGGTCCTTGACATCCGCCCTTTGACACCTGACTGATATTGAGGCCCTGCTGGAGCACTTGGCTGACGTGACCCCGTCGCTGGAGTACCTCAGCTTGCTGGGCAATGAGGCCTGCCCCAACCAGCTGGTCAGCCTGGATAAAGATGAGGATGACTATCAGAGATACAGGTCAGTTCTGCAAATCCACCTTAACACCTTTCTTATATAGCAGCGTTACTGTATTTCTCCATTCTGTCGATTTACTGGCGAATGCAGATAAAATGCTAAACTGAAAATGATGGTGTAGTCATTCAAATAATTGGGCGCATAATGTGTCTGAATGTTGGGTGCAGGTATAATAAATTCAGACATAATGACAATAAATATGTTTTATGACATGCAATGTACTTGCCTTTAGCATGTACTGTACACTCATTTACTTCTTTGGCTTCTGGCTGTGTTTCGTACACACAATCAAAAGGATGATACCCTCCCTTAACCATAATAGTGGTGGACCCGCCCAAACACTTCTTCACTTTTTATGTGTTTTAAGCTAACTTTACCATTCAGATTTATGTGCGGTGGTTTTTCCGCCTCAAAAATAATCCTAATTCAAATACGTAGGTATAATAACACGTCATTTGCAAACATCTACAATCACATCTTGTACCATGTTTCCTTCCATATATCTGTTTGAAGTTAGTGGAAAATCAACAAACATGGGTGGGACATTTAGGTGTGTTTTAATGATGATAATATTTCAACCCAGACAACTTAGCGCCTATGCTAGCGTGACTGTTCAGATTTGTGTGTGGTGCTGGTACAAgccaccaccccccccccaaaaaagtactCCCACATATACACTTTGTGATGAGGTAGATCCGCTATATAAAAGACTGTGCCCTCTTCATAGAGTATGTCTAAACATTGCGGGGAATATTTTGAACTTGTGTCCCGAATCCCCCCAAATAACCTCAGAAGAAGTTGGTCatgaaagtttttttattttatttttatcaagcCACAAGACTATCTTGCAGCCGTGGCTGCAGCTTTTTCTAAGTCACGTATTTGATGATGTCCTGTTCCCTCCAAACATTCCGCAAGCAAACTGTAGATCCGACCGCATCGTTCTAAAAGCTTTGTCACGCGGCGGCCCCTCTCTACACTTTTGCAAAATGGATTTCATGTGTGACTACTCCCCACCACAAACGAGTGTTTACTAGGCTGCCTTAGCGCGCCAGTCGATGCATTAAACATCAAGCCGGGCCCCGAGCCATGCAATATGACCACCATTTGTCAGGGTCCTTTACGTGAAATGTGATAAAAGGCGAAAAGCATACTCTCTTTTGTCTGTTTTAGCCCTAAGTGCTTGTTTCTGACTCTCTGTTGCCTATTAATCATTTAGCACTCGTGCCTTTCTTGAATAATATTTCACCTCCCTTTTTGTCTCCCTTTCACGTTCCCTAGCCTGCTCACTTTTCCGCCCCGCATGCTTATCTTACTGGCTGGCGTCTGAGTGACAGCGTCTACGCTCGTGTAATGTAATATTCATAATGTGTCACATAGTCAAACATCAATTTGAGCGTGATGCAGATTCCATGTCTGACAAGGTTAGGCTGTGTGCAGGTCATGACAGCATCGGGCCTTGGGCAATAAATAGCCAGGCCTGTGCCTCGGGAGCTCGTGGGCTCTCAAGTGGAGGTTCCTGGTGCGGTGCCTTCGTCCGCCAATTAGTGCCATGACATAGAAAAGTACAATTCATCAGCGGGGTGGTTAAACCTTCTCCCCTTTATGACCGACCATGCACGTTCCAAGTCGCCATTTGTGCACGTTTGCTAGCTGCTGGTGTCACCTTTGGGATTCAGTATGGTCATTGCTGATTTGGAATCAGCGAAACATCGAAATGAGTCTAAGCTCTACATCTTATCCGAGTGAGGCTGGAGCATTGTGTATTTGGCCGCTGGATGTCTTATTGCATGAAACAGGTTTGTTAATAAGACACCGCAAAAACCTTTCCGACATTTAACAGACTCAAATCAGAGAGCACGACAAAGGCCGATCGCTCCCGTCACAGTAGAGGAAATCCTTAAATCACCGCTGGCATTGCCTCCGTATGATTGAAACATGAACTTTTCTGTCCCCCCTCATCCCGATGGCCATCATGTCACTCGGTGGCCGTACTCTGCGTCCTTCCCCGCCTTCCACTTAGTTGCTGTGTCCTTTTTTGGCCCTGATCCGCCACTtccttctcgctctctctgtgccAGGCTGTGAAAGGATATGTTGTCATCTATGTATTCCCACCATTATCTTTTGACGTTTCTCCCCCATCCCCCGCCCCAATGAAAGACCAAGTGTGTCTGAAAGCCGGGAGAGATGCTGTGATGCTGCCGGAATGACAGCTCTGGCAGACGGGCAAGCGTCTCCTTTTATGCTATTTATACGTCCGACTTCTTCTCATCACCTTTGAAGGTTATTACCTTCAAGGAATCATCATTAGCGTTAATTTGCCGGCGACGTTATATcggagtaaacatgttgtttgtggaTGTGTGTATTTTAGCGGGACTTGTTTTCAGTTTTGTCCCACTCTTTCTACTATTCTTCTAATATGAAGTCATGCAATGAATGTAGAGAATTAAAAATGCACTattttagtattattattaatattaaatacAATATGCCCCAACTATTTTTTGTTATGgtaaaaaataattgcatgACTAAATTAAGTAAGACAAAAATAGTTTTAATCTCATTTTTAttgtaaaatgaaatgttgGTGCCGATACAATATTCCTCCAAATATAATAGAAATATACACTATGTTTAGAATGTGTATATTTTGGAACTGTATGAACGACTTATGGATTAAATATGTTTGGGTGAACGTTGGTCTTAATTCTTCCTAGTTTCTCATGAGGCAACACAGTTTAGAACTAACTGGATGTCCTTTTATTCCACCAACAGGTATTTTGTTCTGCACAAGCTCCCGCAGCTGAAGTTTCTGGACACCAGGAAAGTTACCATTAAAGAAGTGACTGAGGCTCAAGCGAGAGGAGCATTCATGAAGGTGCTCAAGCCCAAGTCGGACACTGTGAGTTTGGACTATTTCCTGTataccatatttttttttagacagctTGAATTTTCTCACACATAATCAGTGTACCTTATAATCACGATGTCAAATTGAAGTTGAATGAAGTTTGACTCGTTTGCTGAACTGGTTTGTTTTTCCCGAAGTAATGTGCCTTATCACCCAGTACGTcgtacatataaaaaaaataaaaatcccaaaACAGACCTGTTCATCAAGACCGTGCCTCATAGTCCGACAAATACAGTATTTGTTTTTTCGGCGTCCACATGACATTTCTCCTCCATTGTTTTGCAATCTTCTTTCCCCTTCCCTAAACACTTGACTGTCAGTGTCCGATTAGAGAGGTCTTCTTGACCGTGCCCTCACTTAGAGagtgtgtatctgtgtgtgcAATGctcgtatgcgtgtgtgtgtaactgAGTGTGACCAGAGGCTGACCTGATTCCGTATGCATGAGCCCAGATCAAAGACGACGGGCGGCTGTCCGCTCGTGCTTGTGTCGGCGAGCGTGACATGGCTGGCGATTGGAGTGACAGCTCACGTACACGCCGCTCACCATGGCTTAATtacaccccccccacacacacacacacattgttgtTTTGGGCCACACAGACTAATTAGAGCCGTGGATAAAAGTGACTTGAAACCCCCTCTTTCACTCTTCCTCGCCCTCTTCTGCCTCTTTGATAATGCAGCGCGAATGATCATGCCTCGCCTTGATTTGATCGCACGTAATTGTGAGGTCATGAAATATTTAGCTGCGCTTTGTCGTCTTAAGGTCTCAGGGGCTCTCTGCCGGTGAGCccgggaagtaaaaaaaaaaaatggatcggCGGTAGGTGAATCAGAAGCTAGGAGGTTTCAAAGTGCACgggaaatatttttctttcaggcAGTCAGCGGGGACGGTGTCGTCTGTTGCCGTCACTACGCTTGCCTCTTGATATCTCATGAAACACCGAAATAATTTAACCTCCGTGTGGCGCGTTTGCCAGATGGAAGAAAGTGGAATGAAAACAGTGTTCATCCACTTTATATAAAGAGAAACCAGGGACCTCGACAGTGATTTTGGCAGCCCGGAGTCACTTTATGAGATTTTATTTACATAGCTTGTCAGCGCGGGAGAAATGTTTGGCTGGGAGACGAAAGCGGAGATAATTACTGATTCTAGATGACATgacgtgtgtgtctttgtgtcttggcGCCTTTGAACAAGCTGTATATGATTATTTATTCTTTATGCAAAGTAAAAGGTTACGGCTTTGATGAAGACGCATCGCCTTCCCACCGCACTCCCACTTTTTCCTTGCCGGGCCGGAATCTATTTTCAAAACGGCGTTCTCGCTGTTCCTCATTAGTCGAGCGTACGCCAAGCGTGGGGACGGGCGCCCCGTCTGGGCCGAGGGACGTGGGCGCAGCCTCACCGTTCGTCTCGAGCTAGATGAGATGTGATGTGTCAGATTTTTGCAGACTCCGTGAGCACCCCCCGCCTCTCTTTGTCCACATCATCGGCGTGATTTGCCAGCTCGCCGACGGTGCTGACGACCAATTAACAACGAG from Syngnathus typhle isolate RoL2023-S1 ecotype Sweden linkage group LG8, RoL_Styp_1.0, whole genome shotgun sequence harbors:
- the lrmda gene encoding leucine-rich melanocyte differentiation-associated protein; its protein translation is MAHREAPVALNGTHISYIGHDCEDIPDFLGDSFGDFARRLDLSFNQLSSLAGLKTFTELEELVVDNNLLGNDLRLPRLPNLHTLTLNKNKLTDIEALLEHLADVTPSLEYLSLLGNEACPNQLVSLDKDEDDYQRYRYFVLHKLPQLKFLDTRKVTIKEVTEAQARGAFMKVLKPKSDTPLNEGGFEKRSVPYTPLPRGVRDATNHKGHFAKCRYVYYGKHSEGNRFIQNDQL